The following proteins are co-located in the Prinia subflava isolate CZ2003 ecotype Zambia chromosome 16, Cam_Psub_1.2, whole genome shotgun sequence genome:
- the ZNF346 gene encoding zinc finger protein 346 isoform X1, translated as MRPRQSSGFRVLAPGDGPGGVPGYPQPQHLVERLIRENGHIFTEAQCKVCSALLISESQRLAHYQSKKHANKVRRYLSIHGGEEGAHGKKMKLEVKQDSKQEGSNGEDRNKCCPICNMTFSSPAVATSHYLGKTHAKNMKQQAPKVEETVPPQKHPAALPTSTASSNEENKDITDPDKFCSLCHATFNNPLMAKQHYVGKKHRKQETKHKLMAHYGRTPDAPASSFMAGKGYPCSTCNIVLNSIEQYQAHISGFKHKNQMPGAVPVAGPFPPQQYVREESTAPGGYSYFSQDF; from the exons ATGCGGCCAAGGCAGAGCTCCGGTTTTCGGGTCCTCGCCCCAGGGGATGGTCCAGGAGGAGTTCCAGGGTATCCCCAGCCACAGCACCTGG TGGAGAGGCTGATCCGGGAGAACGGACACATTTTCACCGAGGCGCAGTGCAAGGTGTGCAGCGCCCTGCTCATCTCCGAGTCACAGCGACTGGCTCACTACCAG AGCAAGAAACACGCCAACAAGGTGAGACGGTACCTGTCCATCCACGGCGGGGAAGAGGGTGCCCACGGGAAGAAGATGAAGCTGGAGGTGAAGCAG GACAGCAAGCAGGAAGGCAGCAATGGGGAGGACAGGAACAAGTGTTGTCCCATCTGCAACATGACCTTCTCCTCTCCGGCCGTGGCAACATCTCACTACTTGGGCAAGACTCATGCCAAGAACATGAAGCAGCAGGCCCCCAAAGTAGAAG AAACGGTGCCCCCACAGAAacaccctgctgccctccccaccTCTACTGCATCTTCTAACGAAGAGAACAAGGACATTACTGACCCGGACAAGTTCTGTAGCCTCTGCCATGCCACTTTCAACAACCCCCTCATGGCAAAACAGCACTACGTAGGCAAGAAGCACAGAAAGCAGGAGACCAAACACAAGCTGATGGCGCACTACGGCCGAACCCCTGATGCACCAGCATCATCCTTCATGG CTGGGAAGGGCTACCCCTGCAGCACATGTAACATAGTGCTGAACTCCATAGAGCAGTACCAAGCTCACATCAGTGGCTTCAAACACAAGAATCA GATGCCAGGAGCAGTGCCGGTTGCCGGACCCTTCCCACCACAGCAGTATGTCCGGGAAGAGTCAACTGCCCCAGGAGGCTACAGTTACTTCAGCCAAGACTTCTAG
- the ZNF346 gene encoding zinc finger protein 346 isoform X2: MADGAGSNGDAAGPLVGKEAVERLIRENGHIFTEAQCKVCSALLISESQRLAHYQSKKHANKVRRYLSIHGGEEGAHGKKMKLEVKQDSKQEGSNGEDRNKCCPICNMTFSSPAVATSHYLGKTHAKNMKQQAPKVEETVPPQKHPAALPTSTASSNEENKDITDPDKFCSLCHATFNNPLMAKQHYVGKKHRKQETKHKLMAHYGRTPDAPASSFMAGKGYPCSTCNIVLNSIEQYQAHISGFKHKNQMPGAVPVAGPFPPQQYVREESTAPGGYSYFSQDF, translated from the exons ATGGCGGACGGGGCCGGTAGCAACGGGGACGCTGCGGGGCCGCTGGTGGGCAAAGAGGCGG TGGAGAGGCTGATCCGGGAGAACGGACACATTTTCACCGAGGCGCAGTGCAAGGTGTGCAGCGCCCTGCTCATCTCCGAGTCACAGCGACTGGCTCACTACCAG AGCAAGAAACACGCCAACAAGGTGAGACGGTACCTGTCCATCCACGGCGGGGAAGAGGGTGCCCACGGGAAGAAGATGAAGCTGGAGGTGAAGCAG GACAGCAAGCAGGAAGGCAGCAATGGGGAGGACAGGAACAAGTGTTGTCCCATCTGCAACATGACCTTCTCCTCTCCGGCCGTGGCAACATCTCACTACTTGGGCAAGACTCATGCCAAGAACATGAAGCAGCAGGCCCCCAAAGTAGAAG AAACGGTGCCCCCACAGAAacaccctgctgccctccccaccTCTACTGCATCTTCTAACGAAGAGAACAAGGACATTACTGACCCGGACAAGTTCTGTAGCCTCTGCCATGCCACTTTCAACAACCCCCTCATGGCAAAACAGCACTACGTAGGCAAGAAGCACAGAAAGCAGGAGACCAAACACAAGCTGATGGCGCACTACGGCCGAACCCCTGATGCACCAGCATCATCCTTCATGG CTGGGAAGGGCTACCCCTGCAGCACATGTAACATAGTGCTGAACTCCATAGAGCAGTACCAAGCTCACATCAGTGGCTTCAAACACAAGAATCA GATGCCAGGAGCAGTGCCGGTTGCCGGACCCTTCCCACCACAGCAGTATGTCCGGGAAGAGTCAACTGCCCCAGGAGGCTACAGTTACTTCAGCCAAGACTTCTAG
- the FGFR4 gene encoding fibroblast growth factor receptor 4 isoform X1 produces MRPLLQVVAGLLLAAAARGRAMEPELFETPLLESEEEHLLLDPGNTLKLYCDANQSDASVVWYKESRPLISGGRIHLRQSLLEISEVAYGDSGLYVCRARGTGEVLRNFTISVVDSLASGDDDEDSDGDSPHGDRNEESVYVHRAPYWTHPHRMDKKLYAVPAGNTVKFRCPASGSPSPSIRWFKNGREFRGEHRIGGIRLRHQHWSLVMESVVPSDRGNYTCLVENRFGSIRYSYLLDVLERSPHRPILQAGLPANTTALVGSDVEFFCKVYSDAQPHIQWLKHIEVNGSNYGPDGVPYVQVLKTADINSSEVEVLYLRNVSMEDAGEYTCLAGNSIGLSYQSAWLTVLPEEELVREAEVPETKYTDIIIYTSGSLAVAMAIIIVVLCRMQTQSSKQHLEPMAVHKLSKFPLIRQFSLDSSSSGKSSTSLMRVTRLSSSCAPMLAGVMELDLPLDAKWEFPRDKLVLGKPLGEGCFGQVVRAEAYGIDRDRPDRAVTVAVKMLKDNATDKDLADLISEMEMMKLMDKHKNIINLLGVCTQDGPLYVIVEFAAKGNLREYLRARRPPTPDYAFDAMAMPEEQLSFKDLVSCVYQVARGMEYLESKRCIHRDLAARNVLVTAESVMKIADFGLARDVHDIDYYKKTSNGRLPVKWMAPEALFDRVYTHQSDVWSFGILMWEIFTLGGSPYPGIPVEELFKLLKEGHRMDRPSNCTHELYMLMRECWHAVPSQRPTFKQLVEGLDKILAAVSEEYLDLSMPFEQYSPSCEDTASSCSSDDSVFTHDPLPLAPRLFSYPSVRT; encoded by the exons ATGCGGCCCCTCTTGCAGGTCGTggcggggctgctgctggcggcGGCTGCACGGGGCAGGGCGATGGAGCCAG AGCTATTTGAGACCCCCTTGCTGGAGTCAGAAGAGGAACATCTCCTGCTGGACCCAGGCAACACATTGAAGCTGTACTGTGATGCCAACCAGAGTGATGCCAGTGTGGTCTGGTACAAGGAGTCCCGGCCACTCATCTCGGGGGGTCGCATCCACCTCCGTCAGAGCCTGCTGGAGATCTCAGAGGTCGCCTATGGGGACTCAGGGCTCTACGTGTGCCGGGCACGGGGAACTGGGGAGGTCCTGCGCAACTTCACCATCTCTGTAGTGG ACTCCCTGGCGTCaggtgatgatgatgaagatAGTGATGGGGACAGTCCCCACGGAGACCGAAATGAGGAGTCAGTCTATGTGCACAGAG CTCCTTACTGGACTCACCCACACCGGATGGACAAGAAGCTGTATGCAGTCCCTGCAGGGAACACAGTCAAGTTCCGCTGCCCGGcctcaggcagccccagccccagcatccGCTGGTTCAAGAATGGGCGTGAGTTCCGAGGGGAGCACCGCATCGGGGGCATCCGG CTCCGGCACCAGCACTGGAGCCTGGTGATGGAGAGTGTGGTGCCCTCTGACCGCGGCAACTACACTTGCCTGGTGGAAAACAGGTTTGGCAGCATCCGCTACAGCTACCTCCTGGACGTGCTGG AGAGGTCCCCGCATAGGCCCATCTTGCAGGCGGGGCTGCCCGCCAACACCACAGCCCTGGTGGGCAGTGATGTGGAGTTCTTCTGCAAGGTCTACAGTGATGCCCAGCCCCACATCCAGTGGCTGAAGCACATTGAAGTGAATGGCAGCAACTACGGTCCTGACGGGGTCCCCTATGTGCAAGTGCTCAAG ACTGCAGATATCAACAGTTCTGAGGTGGAGGTCCTGTACCTGCGCAATGTGTCCATGGAGGATGCTGGCGAGTACACCTGCCTGGCAGGGAACTCTATCGGCCTCTCCTACCAGTCTGCCTGGCTTACCGTCCTGCCAG AAGAGGAGCTGGTGCGGGAAGCTGAGGTCCCTGAGACCAAGTACACAGACATCATCATCTACACCTCGGGCTCACTTGCTGTGGCCATGGCCATTATCATTGTGGTGCTGTGCCGGATGCAGACTCAGTCGAGCAAGCAGCACCTGGAGCCTATGGCAGTCCACAAGCTCTCCAAATTCCCACTCATCCGACAG TTCTCCCTGGattccagctcctctggaaagTCTAGCACATCTCTGATGCGTGTCACCCgtctctcctccagctgtgccccaatGCTGGCTGGTGTCATGGAGCTGGACCTGCCCCTTGACGCCAAATGGGAGTTCCCCCGAGACAA gctggtgctggggaAGCCCCTGGGGGAAGGCTGCTTTGGCCAGGTGGTGCGAGCAGAGGCTTACGGCATAGACAGAGACCGGCCAGACAGGGCCGTCACCGTGGCTGTCAAAATGCTGAAAG ACAACGCCACCGACAAGGACCTGGCTGACCTCATATCCGAGATGGAGATGATGAAGCTCATGGACAAACACAAGAACATCATCAACCTCCTGGGAGTCTGCACACAGGATG ggccGCTGTACGTGATTGTGGAGTTTGCTGCAAAGGGTAACCTGCGTGAATACCTCCGTGCCCGCCGCCCCCCGACTCCTGACTACGCTTTTGATGCCATGGCGatgcctgaggagcagctctctTTCAAGGATTTGGTCTCCTGTGTCTACCAGGTGGCCCGTGGCATGGAGTACCTGGAGTCCAAACGG TGCATCCACCGTGACCTGGCTGCCCGCAAcgtgctggtgacagcagagaGTGTGATGAAAATCGCTGACTTCGGCTTGGCCAGGGACGTTCACGACATTGACTACTACAAGAAAACCAGCAAC GGTCGCCTGCCAGTGAAGTGGATGGCACCCGAAGCCCTGTTTGACCGTGTCTACACCCACCAGAGCGATGT GTGGTCCTTTGGCATCCTGATGTGGGAGATCTTCACGCTGGGGGGCTCTCCATACCCTGGCATCCCTGTGGAGGAGCTGTTCAAGCTGCTGAAGGAGGGGCACCGCATGGACCGGCCATCCAACTGCACCCACGAGCT GTACATGCTGATGAGGGAGTGCTGGCACGCCGTGCCCTCACAGCGCCCCACCTTCAAGCAGCTCGTGGAGGGGCTGGACAAGATCCTGGCAGCCGTTTCAGAGGAG TACCTGGACCTCTCCATGCCCTTCGAGCAGTACTCACCCTCCTGCGAGGacacagccagctcctgctcctctgatGACTCCGTCTTCACCCATGACCCGCTGCCGCTGGCTCCTCGCCTCTTCTCCTACCCCAGCGTGAGGACTtaa
- the FGFR4 gene encoding fibroblast growth factor receptor 4 isoform X2 — MRPLLQVVAGLLLAAAARGRAMEPDSLASGDDDEDSDGDSPHGDRNEESVYVHRAPYWTHPHRMDKKLYAVPAGNTVKFRCPASGSPSPSIRWFKNGREFRGEHRIGGIRLRHQHWSLVMESVVPSDRGNYTCLVENRFGSIRYSYLLDVLERSPHRPILQAGLPANTTALVGSDVEFFCKVYSDAQPHIQWLKHIEVNGSNYGPDGVPYVQVLKTADINSSEVEVLYLRNVSMEDAGEYTCLAGNSIGLSYQSAWLTVLPEEELVREAEVPETKYTDIIIYTSGSLAVAMAIIIVVLCRMQTQSSKQHLEPMAVHKLSKFPLIRQFSLDSSSSGKSSTSLMRVTRLSSSCAPMLAGVMELDLPLDAKWEFPRDKLVLGKPLGEGCFGQVVRAEAYGIDRDRPDRAVTVAVKMLKDNATDKDLADLISEMEMMKLMDKHKNIINLLGVCTQDGPLYVIVEFAAKGNLREYLRARRPPTPDYAFDAMAMPEEQLSFKDLVSCVYQVARGMEYLESKRCIHRDLAARNVLVTAESVMKIADFGLARDVHDIDYYKKTSNGRLPVKWMAPEALFDRVYTHQSDVWSFGILMWEIFTLGGSPYPGIPVEELFKLLKEGHRMDRPSNCTHELYMLMRECWHAVPSQRPTFKQLVEGLDKILAAVSEEYLDLSMPFEQYSPSCEDTASSCSSDDSVFTHDPLPLAPRLFSYPSVRT; from the exons ATGCGGCCCCTCTTGCAGGTCGTggcggggctgctgctggcggcGGCTGCACGGGGCAGGGCGATGGAGCCAG ACTCCCTGGCGTCaggtgatgatgatgaagatAGTGATGGGGACAGTCCCCACGGAGACCGAAATGAGGAGTCAGTCTATGTGCACAGAG CTCCTTACTGGACTCACCCACACCGGATGGACAAGAAGCTGTATGCAGTCCCTGCAGGGAACACAGTCAAGTTCCGCTGCCCGGcctcaggcagccccagccccagcatccGCTGGTTCAAGAATGGGCGTGAGTTCCGAGGGGAGCACCGCATCGGGGGCATCCGG CTCCGGCACCAGCACTGGAGCCTGGTGATGGAGAGTGTGGTGCCCTCTGACCGCGGCAACTACACTTGCCTGGTGGAAAACAGGTTTGGCAGCATCCGCTACAGCTACCTCCTGGACGTGCTGG AGAGGTCCCCGCATAGGCCCATCTTGCAGGCGGGGCTGCCCGCCAACACCACAGCCCTGGTGGGCAGTGATGTGGAGTTCTTCTGCAAGGTCTACAGTGATGCCCAGCCCCACATCCAGTGGCTGAAGCACATTGAAGTGAATGGCAGCAACTACGGTCCTGACGGGGTCCCCTATGTGCAAGTGCTCAAG ACTGCAGATATCAACAGTTCTGAGGTGGAGGTCCTGTACCTGCGCAATGTGTCCATGGAGGATGCTGGCGAGTACACCTGCCTGGCAGGGAACTCTATCGGCCTCTCCTACCAGTCTGCCTGGCTTACCGTCCTGCCAG AAGAGGAGCTGGTGCGGGAAGCTGAGGTCCCTGAGACCAAGTACACAGACATCATCATCTACACCTCGGGCTCACTTGCTGTGGCCATGGCCATTATCATTGTGGTGCTGTGCCGGATGCAGACTCAGTCGAGCAAGCAGCACCTGGAGCCTATGGCAGTCCACAAGCTCTCCAAATTCCCACTCATCCGACAG TTCTCCCTGGattccagctcctctggaaagTCTAGCACATCTCTGATGCGTGTCACCCgtctctcctccagctgtgccccaatGCTGGCTGGTGTCATGGAGCTGGACCTGCCCCTTGACGCCAAATGGGAGTTCCCCCGAGACAA gctggtgctggggaAGCCCCTGGGGGAAGGCTGCTTTGGCCAGGTGGTGCGAGCAGAGGCTTACGGCATAGACAGAGACCGGCCAGACAGGGCCGTCACCGTGGCTGTCAAAATGCTGAAAG ACAACGCCACCGACAAGGACCTGGCTGACCTCATATCCGAGATGGAGATGATGAAGCTCATGGACAAACACAAGAACATCATCAACCTCCTGGGAGTCTGCACACAGGATG ggccGCTGTACGTGATTGTGGAGTTTGCTGCAAAGGGTAACCTGCGTGAATACCTCCGTGCCCGCCGCCCCCCGACTCCTGACTACGCTTTTGATGCCATGGCGatgcctgaggagcagctctctTTCAAGGATTTGGTCTCCTGTGTCTACCAGGTGGCCCGTGGCATGGAGTACCTGGAGTCCAAACGG TGCATCCACCGTGACCTGGCTGCCCGCAAcgtgctggtgacagcagagaGTGTGATGAAAATCGCTGACTTCGGCTTGGCCAGGGACGTTCACGACATTGACTACTACAAGAAAACCAGCAAC GGTCGCCTGCCAGTGAAGTGGATGGCACCCGAAGCCCTGTTTGACCGTGTCTACACCCACCAGAGCGATGT GTGGTCCTTTGGCATCCTGATGTGGGAGATCTTCACGCTGGGGGGCTCTCCATACCCTGGCATCCCTGTGGAGGAGCTGTTCAAGCTGCTGAAGGAGGGGCACCGCATGGACCGGCCATCCAACTGCACCCACGAGCT GTACATGCTGATGAGGGAGTGCTGGCACGCCGTGCCCTCACAGCGCCCCACCTTCAAGCAGCTCGTGGAGGGGCTGGACAAGATCCTGGCAGCCGTTTCAGAGGAG TACCTGGACCTCTCCATGCCCTTCGAGCAGTACTCACCCTCCTGCGAGGacacagccagctcctgctcctctgatGACTCCGTCTTCACCCATGACCCGCTGCCGCTGGCTCCTCGCCTCTTCTCCTACCCCAGCGTGAGGACTtaa